Within Vigna unguiculata cultivar IT97K-499-35 chromosome 2, ASM411807v1, whole genome shotgun sequence, the genomic segment TCATCTTTTGTTGGGTAGTGTTGTTTaagtaaaacaaaatgaatataatcattattttttttaacttcttttttttctttcattggtTTAAAATATATGTGTGATGTCAATTCGGTTCacgttttctttttgtatttttgagaAGAAGTGCGTACCAAGCTTTTGTAAATCACTTTTCCCCAGAGATTATAGAAACTCTGGTAgtgtaaaatgaaaataattaacatcTCAAATGGTtaagaatttgttttttatatacttatgtGAACAAATTTATGTCATCAATCAATTAACATAACTTTTAAATGATTGCTGTATACGTAACTAACGGTATTGTACGCGAAAATTCACAAGTGCTTAataattatgtttctttttagtaCTTACTTTCTATAGAATAAATTAAGAaacattttttaagaatttggttaaaacaaatattccttactctcttctcttttcttacTCAATCTCTACCATCTCCTttgagtttaaaaaatataaattatcaggtaatattttagatttatgattgtatttttcaaatatcatcaataaattaaaagcaatgccgatataattttataaatatttattataaaactgaaaaaatttaatgtaaccatagtttgatataattaataattaaatttaaatcgtgatatttttctattgaatgaaaatataaaactattttagtatatttgtttgtttttttttcttaaaataaaatgcacCCTAAACTTATACATAATAGTAACACCTAACTATCTTAACTTTCACGAACAAAAATTATATGCAATATTTCAAAcatttattatgtcaaatttcaagtaaaagtctaattttattataataattggcTTCAAAGTTTAATGAAAACTTTTTCTACTAGATTTGTTTTAacttaattgaaattaataCTAAAATACCTAACTTTGTTGCAAAGAATTTCCAATTAGCTTTGTGCAAGTCCCTGACTTAGACTTGGTACATTTGGCTTGATTTGAAAGGTGAGTGGACAAAACTAAATTTTGGGGTCTTCTCAAAGGACACAATTACAGTTTACTTCGAATTGATGGATAATTTTTGTCCACAAAACATAAACGTGTAAGTACAGCGACCAATGACGCAAAGTCAAAGCTTATATAGGATATAGCTACGTCATTAACATGTGTTTTTAACCCTCTGCATCGGACGTTTGAGTTGAGCTCTCAAGCTcaaccaagaaaaaaaaaataagaaaaagggtcaccattataaaaaaagaagaagaagaagctatAGAGgtgttttgatttttattttttaaattaactaattttttcaaattaaataaatttgattatataataaataatttagataatTCAGCAGAGATAAAACTAACTAATGCAAAGGTATTTGGAGTATTGAaatcagaaataaaaataaatatatattgtgaGCCCCATTATTGAGAGACGAGGGTCAATCATGGCTAGTTAGGTTTCTATATATATTTGCAGGCATAGGAAGGcataaacaaaaagaagaaaccCTACCCCTTTACATGCACACAAGCaaagataaaagggtcacagaAATAACAACCAAAAGCCCCCTTCTCCATCCCATACTCCACTTTCAAGCTTCAACGATTCCTCTTCTCCATTATTCACATCACAGAGCCCAACAAGGTCACACCGCAACACCTTCTGGTAGTCCTCACCAAGCGATGAGAGTTCCCGTTCCCTCATCCCCACAGGCTAACCCAAAACCCACTAATAACCTACTCCGTACCATTGCCCTTCCCAACCTCAACACCACGGGCCTCTGCTACGAGCCCACCTCTGTCCTCGACCTGTGCCGAAGCCCCAGCCCGGGCTCCGAAAAGCCCACCGATCACGCAGTTGTGGTCACGGACTCCCAAGATTGTCTGGACCTGGACGACCATGCGTTGCACAACTTGGATTGGGACTCCATCATGAAGGACTTGGGCTTACACGATGACTCAGGTACTCCCCTCTTGAAGACTATTCCCCACCCcgacaacaacaataacaacccATGCGACGACTTCACCATCGCACCCTTCGATCACGCCCTTGAATTCTCCACTCTCTCCGACATCTACTCCAGCCAAAACCTCGCCTTCGATTTTAACCACCTCGTTCACGACTTCagcaaccaccaccacaacaacGGCTTCGATTTCATCGAAGAGCTCATCCGCGCCGCGGATTGCTTCGACACCAAGCAGTTACACGTCGCACAGGTGATATTGGAGCGGCTCAATCAACGGCTACGATCCCCCGTGGGAAAACCCCTCCAACGCGCAGCGTTTTACTTCAAAGAAGCTCTCCAGTCCCTTCTCTCCGGTTCGAACCGGACGCCCAGGATTTCCTCGCTGGTGGAAATCGTGCATGGCATCAGAACCTTCAAGGCCTTCTCCGGAATCTCGCCGATCCCAATGTTCTCGATCTTCACCACCAACCAGGTGGTTCTCGATCACGCTGCGTGCTCCTTCATGCACGTCATCGACTTCGACATCGGCCTCGGGATCCAATACGCTTCTCTCATGAAGGAGATAGCGGAGAAGGCCACGGAATCGCCGTCTCTCCGAATCACCGCCGTCGTTCCCGAAGAGTACGCCGCCGAGAGCACCCTGGTACGCGAAAACCTGGCGCAGTTCGCTCTCGAACTCAGGATTCGTGTCCAGGTCGACTTCGTGCCGCTCCGAACCTTCGAGACGCTATCGTTCAAGGCAGTGAAGCTCGTCGATGGCGAGAGCACCACCGTGCTCCTTTCGCCAGTGATTTTCCGCCACCTCGAAAATTCTGCCGGGTTCTTGGCGAACTTGCGGGTGGTCTCTCCCAGCGTGGTGGTTTTGGTGGATGGCGAGGGGTGGGCGGATATGGCCACAGCGGCAGCCTCGTCGTTCCGCCGCGGCGTTGTGAGCAGTTTGGAGTACTACTCGATGATGTTGGAGTCGCTGGATGTGTCGACGGCTGCGGGAGGAGGGGAGTGGGTGAGGAGAATCGAGATGATGCAGCTGCGACCGAAGATTTTGGCGGCGGTGGAGAGTTCATGGCGGCGAGTGCCACCGTGGAGGGAGGCCTTTTACGGCGCCGGATTGAGGCCGGTTCAGTTGAGCCAGTTTGCGGATTTCCAAGCAGAGTGCTTGTTGGCGAAGTCGCAAATCAGAGGCTTCCACGTGCAGAAACGTCAGAACGAACTTACACTGTTCTGGCATGACAGGGCCATGGTTTCCTCGTCAGCTTGGCGGTTTTAGAAGACAGTAAATTGTTGTTCCTGGAGAGggaattatgaaatattaacCTACCACTAATTAGTAGTACTGTTGCAATAATAAGATTGTTACTTATTACATTTGAATTTTCAAGTGATTGTGATGGAAAATGTAGGTATCTTTTGCAAAAGGAAAAAGCGGGGAGGGATGAACATGTATTTATTCTGGACCATTTTGTTATCTTCTAAAGTTGGAGGGGGACGTTGTCTTTCTTTGTTGGGCTCTTGTTATCCTAATCAACTTTACTCATTTTCAAATCAAAGAGGGTTCTTTCTATGCCACATTATATGGCTCTTTGACTTCTTTCTATCTTTTATTCCTTGTAGTATTCAAAATGATAAATCAAAGGTTTATATCACCAGCATATTCAATATTACATTATACTTCGTCATATTcaccttcttttcttcttctcacttGTGTGTCAAATTATGTTCTCAATGCCAAACTGACATGACACGATAAATATGTCAATGACAAAGAACATTCACACCCTCTCTCTTTATACGtgtatatgcatatatataggGCACTAGGGATGGAAGCATCTTCAACATGTATAGAAAAAGCATAGGGGGTAGGAAAGTTGTGCCGATAGCCTAGCAATTTCATGCTTATTAAGTTCTGAGACAGATTGTGATTGTTTTCTGCAATACAACATGAAAGACAATCACTTACCATGCATGCTTCTTGTTCGTTCTGAAATGGATTTCCTTTTCTGCCAGCTTTCGACGATGGTTTTGATGAATGGGGATTTTAGGAATTCCTTATCTAATAGATTTTCATGCGTGCTCAATAAAAATTGGTGCATGGAGTCTGAGCGTGGATGTTTGTGATGGTAGAGTGTGAGGTGGAGTAATCGTTTTGGAGACAACTTGGTGCACTTATCGGCAGAGAATCATGAGATATGATTGTTCATGGCGAGTCTTCAAAAATGTTCTTCAATCGCTTCCCCCAAATACTAACTTTAGTAGATAATAAGAACAACTCAGTGGACCTACTTTATATTTTGGGTTGTTGTGCGAAGTAATGGGTCCTCATCTAATTCAAAgtttgtaatataataatatttagtcCTAATTCTCCGTGATTTTTCTGTCATCCGGccgaacattaaaaatacaaaagtttaatatattttaaaatattaaaattagtattcatcgatatatttataaaaaaatcaacaaacaattcaaaattcattttgacattctcatgaaaagaaaagaaaaaactaaaaatataattattatatactcATATATTATTGTACTGTTTCAGTCATTCGAGTTTAACCGGTacttaaagataaatattaaacattaaaaattgatttaaagtctatggatagagaaattattttatatttagtttaaattttattataaaaaacgaTATCTGATATgtagttattttatttgttttgtaattttttgtgaGATTTCCCATGGGCTAACTTATGGAAAAGGGTATAGTGGGGTAGAAAAGGTAAATCTCCAATGTGTGACATATGAAAAAAAGAGTACAATGGGTTAGAAAGACAGATCTTATGGGTTAAGCTCTGAAAGAGTATAATGAATCAGAAAGATAAATCTCGAATGGGTCGAGTTATGAAAGAGTAAAGTGAATGTTTAACTATGGATCAATTCAATTCTTATTGTAACCTAAATTCGgcaattattataatttgttatatatatgaaaattattatttcttagagtagttattattttttggagGTTAGTATTTTAGAAGATACTCTAGAAAGAGATATCTTAAAAGATATACAGAATAAATAATATGACATCTTTAAATTGTAATtgatttatctataaattaaacaatatctATCCCAGTTAAGAGAGAAAACAATTTTGGCTTGAGTGTGTCTCGTTGAGATTGAAGTATTTTCACTCCTTACTTATGGATATTTGTTTTGGGCACAAGTATTTTGTACTTTTATTGGAACAAATTGACAGCCACGACAAAACTTGATCCCAACCCCACTTAAACAGAAAACATGTCAACAAAAgttgattttgttttcaaaaacatgTGAACGGGAGTAAATGGAGGTGTAGGGGATGAAGTGGGTGAGCGACCTATTGAGAGAACACACAAAGGACGAGGGGAATATAaagtgatttaatttttttttattaaatttttcatcAAGGGTGTAAGACTACTAGGGTGTGGGAAGGAAAAATAGGTAGGTGCAGGAAGAAGCACCCGGTGAAAATACCTGCATTCATTGTTTGTTGAAGGCATGTTATTAATTGGGTTGGAcctattttagattataaatatCTATTGCTTTTGTTCttgggtctttcttcctgcacctccaaaatttcttttacacCTCCAAACTTTCTTTAAATTCACAAAAAATTCTTTGACCATTTAAGAAAACCCGTAGACACCACACCCACAAAATTATGTTGATTttcagaagtcaaaatatatcactggaagtcgacttccggaagtcaaaaatcatcaccggaagtcgacttccgaaagtaaaaaaatattcccggaagtcaaaaaaattctcctgaagttgacttccgtaagtgaaaaacaaattttatgtcgaatatttttaattctttttaaaatttatattttttaacttttaatgatattttttagtttattatttcatttattttttatgttttcatatttcttaatatatatttttttaaaaatattattatctatatatataattttatttttatttaatatactgaaaataaatataaaaataaaaataagtaaaattaaaataatattaaactttaaataaaaaaacaaaagaataaaaaatttattctgcttcatttaattttatttaatatttaaattcattttaaaataatgaaactttaaattaaaagaaaaagaagaaagaaaatatatatacaaatatatatatatatatatatatatatatatatatatatatatatatatatatatatatatatatatatatatttatatatatatatatatatatattcgttttttttaattttaaatttcattatttatatattatttatatatgttattttaaatatgatttttttaatttttttcttttattaaatttttaataaattacataaaaataaatttaaatttaaaatataaaaaaaaatataattgaaaaattttaaaaatttgtttaaaattaaatatttaaattttaaacaaaattaaaaaatttaaataaaatataaaataatatacacataaaatatataaataaaataattataataatatcaataaaataaataaaattaaaaataatttaaaaaataatttaaattaaaataataaaacattaacagaaaaaaaatatatatatatatatatatatatatatatatatttttcactttttttaaatttgaggttttattattttaatttaaattattttttaattttatttttcaattttttacttagtatttttattatttatttttttattttttaaagtaattttttttttaaatttatatgttgtataatttttaatacatgttttaaaaaataaaataaaataaaatatataattttttttatatacggaagtcgacttttgtaatgttttttgatttttggaagtcgacttccggaagtcgacttccggtgatatattttgactttcagaAGTCGATTTTcgatgatatattttgactttcggaggTCGATTTTcgatgatatattttgacttccgaaagtcgacATTCGGAAGTATTTTTGGGGGTGTGATGTCCGTGAATTTCtttaaatggtcaaagggtattttggaaatttaaaaaaaaaattggaagtgcagaagaaatgcttggaggtgtaggaaAAAAGACCCTTGTTCTTTTGTGTATTCTAGGGTTTGCCAAATACACTATGCTTCTCCCAATATATTTGGAGCACATTATTCAATACTATGAAGCCCTGGTGACAAACAATTCCAAAAGTTCACCTTTGATGGAGAAAATTTGACTCTAAAGGATGAAAAAAAATCtggaagaaaacaaatatattaaatgaacAAAGCAATATCGGCTGGACTAGGATAATCAATTTTATCCCAATCCAAAGTAAACACCCTCATTTGAAAGTATATCACTAAAGAAAAATGTACCCACATAATAAACGTCATCAAatcataaaagtttaaaatctcATCAAATCATAAAACCGATCCTTCTACCACTGGTAACTTTGATGAAACAAaccatgaaaaataaattggtttagagaaataataacaaaattacaaaataaatatcacAAATAAAGGTTACTGGAACTCATATAAACAAAACGTGAAActcaaatgaaaataaacttaCCTTCGTCAGATTAAGTGTGTAGATAGAAttcaagatttttttaaaaaaaataaattgtaccaCTTACTGAATTTACTGAATGACCTCTTTTTCCTCCTAAGAAAGCACGACCCACAAAAACATCTGGAGCAGCCAAGTAAACTCTATGAAACTAATGatatactaaataaataaataaaaactaaaaattgcTCACGCACAactaaagaaaactaaataataaaactgaaaagacatattacttttacaaatttaaaattgaaaataatctaacatatattatcatttattcGCATGTATgatcaattattaataattgCTAAATGTATGATCAATTATTCGCATGTTTAATTGTTAGTTAATATcttacttaatatattttaatattatcaatCAATATCAGATTTTATGTAGTAATTATTTCCtttataaactttattaattgatacacatatttatttttataattattatggagataaattattttaatcattatatttggtttcgaaaaaaaaattaagagcgAATTCGTATATctttcttttgtaatatttatcattatattactattattattgttattttaattatatttaatttcaacagttatttttaaatattattattatttttgctattgttatttaactttttttatattttaccttTACTATTATACATGActataacaattaaatataattatataaattaattattcatttaaatataacagtaattacattaattttttttaacacaaattgaaaaaaaaaacaatatctAAGACTAATTTTGATAAGATATCTTCTAATCTTTAAAGTttgaaactaaattatttaatttttttatatttttcttttactattatACATGActataacaattaaatataattatatacattaattattcatttaaatataacagtaattacattaatttttttaacataaattaaaaaaaacaatatttaagaCTAATTTGATAAGATATCttctaatttttaaagtttaaaactaaattatttgaaaatttgaaaaattgggagataaacaaaattaattttcatgtgatgatttacaaagtaaaaagatttttaacccaattttcttaagtttagtCATTGGTGTTTCTCTCTGTCTCTGGACAATTTCTTTTGGTggttcatgtttttgttttttgtatagACGGTTAGCATTAAAACTGAAGCGTATAAAGTATGGACGAATTGACCTAGCAAATGGGAAGCGAAGGGAATGGTGCCTAGGGAACTACGATGGATCTCCTCGGATCAAACCTAACAAGCGAAGTTCGCATGACTTCTTCTCTCTGATTAATTTTCGTTAActtcttttttgttcttttctctctttttttctaggGTTTTGATTCTGCCTCCAATTGCCACCAAATTCTTCGTTTCAATTACCTTTTTCTATTGTTGATTTCGTTTATTGCCTGTATCAATGAACTACgatattagttattaaaatttttggCTGTATCATTCTGCGGAATTTGTTTGTTTGTCATGCATGATTAGGTTATTGATGTTTGATTGTGAACGATTTGGCGCAGGTTGGACTCCGTTTGCTCCTTTGTCCTCTTGGTTCCAACGTCGTAATTCGAACAGCATGGTGAGATATTTCCATTTTGCTATTATT encodes:
- the LOC114174251 gene encoding scarecrow-like protein 15 is translated as MHTSKDKRVTEITTKSPLLHPILHFQASTIPLLHYSHHRAQQGHTATPSGSPHQAMRVPVPSSPQANPKPTNNLLRTIALPNLNTTGLCYEPTSVLDLCRSPSPGSEKPTDHAVVVTDSQDCLDLDDHALHNLDWDSIMKDLGLHDDSGTPLLKTIPHPDNNNNNPCDDFTIAPFDHALEFSTLSDIYSSQNLAFDFNHLVHDFSNHHHNNGFDFIEELIRAADCFDTKQLHVAQVILERLNQRLRSPVGKPLQRAAFYFKEALQSLLSGSNRTPRISSLVEIVHGIRTFKAFSGISPIPMFSIFTTNQVVLDHAACSFMHVIDFDIGLGIQYASLMKEIAEKATESPSLRITAVVPEEYAAESTLVRENLAQFALELRIRVQVDFVPLRTFETLSFKAVKLVDGESTTVLLSPVIFRHLENSAGFLANLRVVSPSVVVLVDGEGWADMATAAASSFRRGVVSSLEYYSMMLESLDVSTAAGGGEWVRRIEMMQLRPKILAAVESSWRRVPPWREAFYGAGLRPVQLSQFADFQAECLLAKSQIRGFHVQKRQNELTLFWHDRAMVSSSAWRF